GGTTGGCATCATTGCGCAACCGGATTGGAAGGACAGCCACAGTATAACTCTTTTGGGAGAACCAAGACTCGGATTTTTGGTGAGTGGTGGCAATATGGACTCCATGGTAAACCATTATTCCGTTGCCAAGAAACGAAGACAGACAGATGCCTATTCTCCGGGTGGAGTTATGGGTAAACGACCGGATCATGCCACAACGGTTTATTGTAATCTTATCAGAAAGCAATATAAGAAAAAACCGATTATTATCGGTGGAATAGAAGCAAGCTTAAGAAGACTCGCCCATTATGATTATTGGAGTGATAAAGTTAAGCGATCCATATTACTGGACTCGCAGGCTGATATCATTTCTTATGGAATGGGCGAGCATTCCATTGTAGAGATTGCGGAGGCGCTGGATAGCGGGCTCGATATCAAAGATATTACATTTATTAATGGAACGGTATTCAAAGCAAGTAATCTGGATTCGGTATATGATGCAACAGTGCTACCGAGCTTTCAAAGCATTGTGGAAAGTAAAAAAGAATTTGCTAAAAGCTTTTATATTCAATACTGTAACACGGATCCTTTTTCCGGTAAGAGATTAGTGGAGCAGTATAAAGAAAACGAATATGTGGTACAGAACCCGCCAGCGAAACCACTGACGCAAACGGAGATGGACCGGATCTACTCTCTGCCCTATATGAGGGATTATCATCCGGTCTATCAGAAGGATGGTGGAATACCGGCTATCGAAGAGGTTAAATTTAGCCTGGTTAGCAATCGCGGCTGCTTCGGAGGCTGTAATTACTGCGCATTGACATTTCATCAGGGCCGCATTCTGCAGACCCGAAGCCATGAATCGATTGTAGCAGAAGCGAATCAGCTGGTATGGGATAAGGATTTTAAGGGATATATTCATGACGTGGGTGGGCCGACGGCCAACTTCCGTCATACGGCCTGTGCAAAGCAAACCACAAAGGGTGCCTGTATTCATAAACAATGCTTATTCCCTGAGCCTTGTAAAAGCCTGAAAGTAGATCATACTGATTATTTAGCACTTCTTCGCAAGTTGAGAGCTCTGCCAAATGTTAAGAAGGTGTTTATACGTTCGGGTATTAGATTTGATTATCTTATGACGGACCAGGATGATACCTTCTTTAAGGAGCTATGTGAGCACCATGTCAGTGGCCAGTTAAAAGTGGCACCGGAGCACATCTGCGATAGTGTACTGGGATTGATGGGTAAGCCAGAAAACTCAGTTTATGAAAGGTTTCAGGCAAAATTCAAGAAAATTAATGAGAAAATAGGTAAAAAGCAGTTCCTGGTTCCTTACTTAATATCTTCTCATCCCGGATCCACCCTGAAACAGGCAGTTAAGCTGGCTGAATATTTAAGAGATATGGGGTATATGCCGGAACAGGTGCAGGATTTCTATCCCACACCATCCACAATATCCACCTGTATGTATTATACGGGTTTAGATCCTCGAACCCTTGAGGAAGTTTATGTTCCAAAGTCACCACATGAGAAAGCAATGCAGCGGGCCCTGATCCAGTATCGTAATCCGAAAAATTACGATTTGGTGATGGAGGCTCTTAAGAAGGCGGATCGTATGGATCTGGTGGGCTTCGATAAGAAGTGTCTCATTCGACCAAGACAGTTGTCGAAGGAAAGACGCTGGATTGAGAAATCAAAGAATAATGAGAATAATGCGAAGACGAAGATAAGTAAGGCCGCTAATGTAAAGAAACAAGATAAATTGAATAAAGGGAATAGCAAGCAACGAAATACACAGTATGGAAAAGATACGATTAAGGGTAGTCGAAAGAAAAATGCTTCCAACCACAAAGGTGTTAGAAACAGATAGATGATTTCAAGATGATTTGCTCAATTAGAAAATACCTTGACAAGGGATAGTTGGAATGTTATACTACGCAAAGTATCTGTTTCATTAATATTAAATGATTCAGCTCTTGGTCCAAAGGACTAAGAGCTATTTTTACGGATGACTTATCGTCCAATCCGAAAATGATGATTGCCCGGAATTTCTACATAGTAGGATAATCTGGTGGAGAATATATGATAAGGGATACAATGAGAATATTTAAATATGCAACGAAGCAAGATGGATATTCTCAAGGATGCCATTTGACAATATAGAAATGAGGAATTATATGGAGAAATTAAAATTTGAAGAATTAGAAATAAACCCCAGCATTATACGAGCTGTCGAAGCTATGGGGTTTGAGGAAATGTCGCCGATACAAGCGAAAGCAATCCCGATCGTTTTACAGGGAAGGGATATTGTTGGGCAGGCACAGACAGGTACTGGTAAAACAGCAGCCTTTGGTATACCGTTACTTCAGAAGGTGGACGTAAAGAATAAAAGCTTACAAGCAATTGTATTATGTCCGACCAGAGAGCTTGCGATTCAGGTAGCTGACGAGGTACGTAAATTAGCACAATTCATGCATGGAATCAAGGTACTTCCAGTATATGGAGGACAAGAAATCTCAAAGCAGATTCGTTCATTAAAATCCGGTGTACAGATTATTATCGGTACTCCAGGACGAGTTATGGATCATATGCGACGTAAAACAGTGAGGTTTGATAATGTTAACATGGTTATACTGGACGAAGCAGATGAAATGCTGAATATGGGATTTCGAGAGGATATTGAAACGATTCTCAGCCAGGTACCGGAGGAAAGGCAGACGGTTCTGTTTTCAGCAACGATGCCCGGTCCTATCTTAGAGATTGCCCGTACCTATCAGAACAATGCCGAGATGATACGAGTGGTTAAAAAGGAGCTAACCGTTCCAAAAATTGAGCAGTATTATTATGAAGTTAGTCCGAAAAATAAAGAGGATGTTCTTTCAAGACTTCTGGATATGTATAATCCAAAGCTTTCGCTGGTATTTTGTAATACGAAAAAACAAGTGGATGAGCTTACAACTGCATTACAGGGAAGAGGATATTTTGCAGAAGGATTGCATGGTGACCTTAAGCAACAACAGCGAGACCGTGTTATGCATAGCTTTCGTAGCGGAAGAACAGAGATTCTTGTAGCAACCGATGTAGCCGCACGTGGAATTGATGTGGACGATGTAGAGGCAGTATTTAATTATGACGTTCCTCAGGATGATGAATATTATGTACATCGTATCGGACGTACCGGACGTGCCGGACGGGAGGGAAGAGCCTTTACCCTTGTAGTAGGTAGAGAAGTATTTAAGCTAAAAGATATTATGAGATATTGCAAGACGAAGATTAAGGCACAGCCCATCCCTTCAATTAATGATGTCACCGCTGTGAAAGCAGAGAAGGTACTGGATAAGCTGAAATCCATCATTGAGAATGAGGATTTGAGCAAGATGGTTAATCTGATTGAAGAGAGAGTCAATGATGAGGAATATACTTCTCTTGACATAGCAGCTGCTTTTCTGAAGATGTATATAGGAGAGGATCTGGGAAAAGAGGAGGATAGTCTGCTGGAAGACTTCGGAGATACTGGAGCAGAAGCGGGTATGGTTAGACTTTTCATTAACCTTGGTAAGAAGCAAAATGTTAGACCGGGAGATATCCTTGGTGCTATAGCTGGAGAAACCGGTATGCCAGGAAAACTTATTGGATCAATCGATATGTATGATAAGTATACTTTCGTTGAGGTACCAAGAGAATATGCATCCGATGTAATACAGGTCATGAAATCGGCTAAGATAAAAGGAAAAAGCATTAATATAGAACCGGCAAATCGTAAGTAATTAAAAAGGAACAGAAATATATTCAGAATGGGAGTAGTTGCATTAGTTAATTTATTCTACTATGCAATAATTGATATGAAGGATATATATCTGTTCCTTTCTGCTACAATCAGATACGGACTGTGGACTGTACTGTAGTTATATTTGTGTAGAGCTGAGATCATTTCTTGACTTTATACGTAAAGAAGTATATAATAATAATTACTATTATTGAAAGGAGATAGCATATGGCTGTGAATAAGTACAGCAGACAGAGAGAAGCGATAAAGGAGTATCTTGCCCATACCAAAGAGCACCCTACTGCAGATATGGTCTATATGAATATAAGACAGACCTATCCCAATATCAGCTTAGGAACAGTATATCGTAACCTAAACCTGTTGGCGGAACAAGGCGAGATATTAAAAATCAATTGCAAAGACGGCAGTGATCGCTTTGACTGGAATTGTGATCCGCACTATCATTTCTTATGTAAAGGTTGCGGAAGAGTTATGGATATAGAAATGGAATCTATAGATCATATTAATGTAATCGCAGGTGCTAGTTTTCCTGGTAAAATTGAAGGACATGTAACCTTCTTTTATGGTCAATGTCCAGATTGTTGCCAATAGTAGAAAGTAAAGAACAGTTTCAGCTCAGTCGTGCTGAGTTTAGCAGAGAAGGAACAGGAAATATATTTCGATGCAGTTGTAAATACACTGCCATAAGATATATTTCCTGTTCTTATTTTATCAGGTATCCAGGTGATTTTGACTGGGCTTTATGGATAATAAAATAGAAAAATATTCAAAATAGGTATTGACAAAAGAGAGTAAGGAGTGTATTATACATATAACAATAATAGTTACTAATATTGATATGTAATATTAGAACTATAAAAAATTAGGGTGAATAAAAGGAGATCATAGTATGAAAAAGTATGTATGTCAAATATGTGGTTATGTTCATGAAGGTCCGGAGGCTCCAGAAGCATGTCCGATTTGCAAAGCGCCGAGAGAGAAATTTACTGAGAAGTCAGATGAATTATTCTGGGCAGATGAGCATGTTGTAGGTGTGGCTAAAGGCGTTAGTGAAGACATCATCAAGGACTTAAGAGATAATTACATGGGTGAATGTACTGAAGTAGGAATGTACTTAGCTATGGCGAGAGTAGCTCATAGAGAAGGATATCCGGAAATCGGTTTATACTACGAGAAAGCCGCATGGGAAGAAGCTGAACACGCAGCAAAGTTTGCTGAGCTTCTTGGTGAAGTTGTAACAGATAGTACTAAGAAAAATTTGCAAATGAGAGTGGATGCAGAAAATGGTGCATGCATGGGCAAGAAAGATCTCGCAACCAGAGCGAAAGCAGCTAATCTGGATGCAATTCACGATACAGTTCATGAGATGGCAAAGGATGAGGCCAGACATGGTAAAGCCTTTGAAGGTCTCTTGAAAAGATATTTTAGTTAATTACATATTAACATTGCTTACCTCTAAAAGTATATGTAATACTCATTATGTATACTCCCCCTTATATATTGTTCCCAGAAGAAACAGCCCTGTTCCTAAACAGGGCTGTTTCTATGTTTACTTTTCTTACGAAATTGTTTGTAATTCATAGAAGTACCTTGCATACTCTGATACATGCCCTAACTTACCATATAAGTGAATAGTCTTGTCATACGAGCCTCCAATAAAAGCGGTCATTATATTGTTTTCATACAACCTTTTCATACAGGCCTTAAGAACCATTTGAGCATATCCTCTATTATAATAGTCAGAGTGAGTGCATACCCTTTCGATTTCAGCAGTATTGTTTTCATAATCGATGAAGGCTTCACAGCCAGATATATGTTTACCGTCATTATTAACTAACACAAAGTCGAATTTGGCATTATAAATAGGGCTTTGCCTTGTATATTCTTTAATCTGCATATCTATTTCATGACTATAAGATTTTGACCAGGCATTTGTCCTAAGATTAGCTTGTTCCTCATAATTACAATTCTCAAACATGCTTTGGAAGAATACAGACGAATCTTCAATAGTATAATCTTTGTATAAGCTTGTACGAAACACTCGTGTCATCTCAAGGCAATTACTTCTTTTATATCCAGCATCTTCAAGGAATTTAATATATTCTGTATCGGTCTGTAATGCTGATGTAACTAATTTGTCATATTTATTTTCCCATTCTGTTTTAACCCAGTCTAGTAATTCTGGATATAAATATGAATATTGCTCTTTCAAAATTATCGTAAACTCATTATCAAACTCTTCTGAAATTACAAAACCAATAAGATTATGGAAATAATCGAACCATAAATGGGCTGCCTTATTGTAATTATCGGGAAAATGCCTTTTAAAATTCGAAAGATTATATTTCCAGTCAACAATACGTCCAATATGCCAAACAAAAAATTCCTTCTTTAATGAGTTGTACTGAACAATGAATTTACATAAATTCTCGAAGTCGTTACTTTCATAAATGAAATTACGGTGATAAGTCTTCATAGTGTACCTCCAAATAGTTTATTTACACGATAGTATACTATCATTATAAATCTTATGGAAAATAGAAGATATACTAAAAATGATTATAAATTGTTGTGTACACTAAAGCTCACCAAATGTAGGGCATAATAGACTTTTCTATATCTTAAAGAATTCTACCAAATCACTAAGTTTCGTAGCAATTTCTTTGTTGGAGTTCGCATTCTCCAATACAATATCTGTCTTTTGGAAGATGGAGGAGGATTTCTCTGCAATATCAGTAGATCCCTTGGTACCTTCTGTAGTTGCATGGGACACTTCTTCAATGGAACGGCGGATATAGGTAATAGATTCGCTTAATTGAGATGTAGAGTTCATAATCTCAGTTACCATTTCTTCAACCGTACTCGCATCCGTATTATATTGCTCTCCGGTCTGTACAAGTACCTCATAATCCTTAATTACCTTGGAATCAACAAAATCAAGTAATCGTTTGGAGTTTGTGACAATCTCATCCACTGCGGTTGAGATCACATTGGAGATTTCTTCGATTTGGGATACTGCATTCTTTGATGTTGTAGCAAGAGATCCGATTTCGTTCGCAACAACGGCAAAGCCCTTTCCGGCTTCTCCTGCCCGTGCTGATTCAATCGAAGCATTTAAAGCTAGGAGATTTGTCTGGGCAGTCAGCTTTAATATGGTTTGTGTTAAGTTCTTAATCTCGTCGATGGCGGATGCTTTTTCTATGGAGCTACGCAGCTCTTTGTTTGTTGTATTATAGATCTCAACAGCATTTCTTTGTGAGTCAATAGCTACCTTCATCAGATTCTCAGCACGTTCCTTAATTTCTGTGGCAATGCTCTGACCATGGGTTGTTTTATCATATACTCGAAGGATTTCTTCCTCAATGACAGCGGAAGTAGCATTCATTTCTTCAGTAGAAGCAGAGGTTTCCTCCATACCTGCGGATAATTCTTCCGTTGTAGCTGAGATTTCCTCTACATCACGATATACATTGTCTGCTCCTTCTGCCAGTTGCTCGGAAGAAGCTTCGATTTTTTCTGTCACTTCTTTAATGGAAGTTATAATGGAATTAATATGGTCCTGCATACGAATAAAGGAGCGTACAATATCACCCAGTTCATCTTTACGGTTGATACGTTTACTGATGAATTGTATGTTAAAGTTACCATTTTCCAATTCACCAATATCCTTCTTTAGCAATTTGACATTATTTCCAATAAAGTTTCCAATAAAATATGCTACAACAGAACCTAATAGCATAAAGATAAAAGATACGAGAGTAATAGAAGCCATAGAACGATTAACTTCCTTATCGATTACCTCAGAGTAGATACCAACAAACCACATACCGATGGTATTGCCCTTTGCATCCTTGATCGGAGTATAATATGTATCAGCTTTTTTTCCGAGAACTACGGCGGTCCCGACATATGGTTCGGATTTACCAAGCACAACATCAATAACAGCCTCTGATGCTTGGGTGCCCACCTGTCTGGCTCCAGATGAATCCTGTATTGTGGTTGCAATTCTCGTGTCACCGGCGAAGAGTGTTACTAAAGCACCGGTATCCTGAGAAAGCTGATCAATCACTTCATAATTTTCATTTAACAGGGTATCACCTTTATACAGATTATTACCATCTAACCTCCACTCACCGGGATAGTAAGTATCCAAAAGAGTTTGTCCAACAGAAGAATAATTATCCAGTTCGTTTAAGGTTTTATTGCTTACGATGTCAGTAATTTTTCCTCTAAAAAAAAGAGTAATTAAAACAGTAATGCTTACTAATAAAAGATCAAGCGCTAGAGTGATTTTCCATTTGATTTTCATTGTTAAAACCTGCCTTTACATGAATTTAGGTAATCAATTAATAATATACATAATTATGGTAAAATAGTTACTATTATTAATTATTGTAATGACTACATTATAAGACTTTATTTCCAGATATGCAATAAATATATGAAATGAGTATAAAAAGAAAATGCTCCACTGAGTATGGTACGGCTCGAGGCTGGACAGTGGAGCATAATCTAATGATTCCAAGATGGCTATTTTGTTCTTAATACATGCATACAGTACACATAAACATTCTGAATTTTTTTCGCTTCAACTCCGTCTACATAGATAATGGGTTGGGTTTCACTAGGCGTTATATATATTTTAAATATAATACCGTCCTGATTCACCCTCATATTACGAATGTTCTTGTATTGGTAGTCCTTTTTTGGAATACCAATATAGTTAAAAATAATATCATATGTATCCGGGCGTGTGAAGCATAGTAAAATGTCATCCTTGTCATACATTCCGACAATTTCTCTGGCCTCTTCAAAGGTCATATTGGTACATTTGAATTCACCTTCGTTAAATAAGGTATTCATATTGCTGTTATCTAATAGAAGTAAAGGATTTCTGTCTCTTTTATGTTCCATGATAAACGCTCCTTTAATAGGGTATCAGGTAATAGAGTAAATATACCCCGATAGCTTTTGTTAATTCTAGTATATGAAATAGGAAGAGCCGTATTACTTCTACATGGATAAAATATAGGAATATGATTTAATAATATTATATAGGGATAACACTAGAATGGATTCAAGATTCGTCTTTTATTCAATATAAAAGGACTACAGAGGATTGAACTGACATCCCAGTTGTTGGATTATTAGTCTAACAACTGGGGCCGGTTTACTCAGTAGTCCTTTATCATTCATGACACTAGAAGTCTTAAAGTATACGATCTGGTGTATATTTAACTACGAAGGTATTAAATATTATTAACGGTTCTCTTTACGTAGCTTGTATGCAATATTTCATGTGCCTTATGGCTTCCTGGCTTACCAAAGTACTCAGCATAGAGAGTTTTGATTGCAGGATTCTCATGAGACTTTCTGATCTTCATTTCTACATCCTGTTTGTAAAGAGCTTTTGCACGAATATCTCTGATATCGGTAAAGTTTCTTACGGAAGCAGGCTGTTGAGGCTGACCGCCACCATTGACACAACCACCAGGACATCCCATGATTTCAATGAAATGATATTCTGCTTCTCCTGATTTTACGCGCTCAAGAAGTTCTCTTGCATTCGCTAAACCGGAAGCAACCGCAACCTTAATATCTAATCCGGCTACGGAGTAAGTAGCTTCTTTAATGCCTTTTACTCCACGTACCTCTTTGAAGTCAGGACTTGGAAGCTCTTTGCCTGTTAATTCCTCAACTGCTGTACGAAGAGCTGCTTCCATAACACCGCCAGTTGCACCAAAGATAACAGCAGCACCGGTGGACTCTCCTAGAGGATTATCGAACTCTTCATCCGGAAGGGATAAGAAGTTCAGACCTACACGATCAATCATTCTTGCAAGTTCACGGGTGGTAATAGAGATATCTACATCAGGAACACCTGCAGCATCCTGATCCTCTCTGCCGATTTCGAACTTCTTAGCGGTACAAGGCATTACGCTGACCATAACAATTTTCTTCGGATCAAGACCCATCTTCTCAGCATAATATGTCTTGGTAACAGCACCAAACATCTGTTGAGGAGATTTACAGCTTGATAAGTTATCTAACATGTCAGGATAATAGTGCTCACAGTACTTAATCCATCCTGGTGAACAGGAGGTAATTAACGGTAAAGTACCATTATTCTGTATACGATCAATTAATTCGTGTGCTTCTTCCATAATGGTTAAGTCAGCTGAGAAATCAGTATCAAATACTTTATCAAAGCCAAGTCTGCGAAGAGCAGCAACCATCTTACCTTGAACATTGGTTCCGATTGGAAGACCAAATGCTTCTCCAAGTGCAGCACGAACAGCAGGAGCAGTCTGAACTACAACATACTTGTCAGGATCAGCAAGAGCGGCAAATACTTCGTCAGTGTAATCCTTTTCAGCAAGTGCGCCGGTAGGACAAACAGCGATACACTGACCACAGGATACACAGCTGGTCTCACCTAAGCCCATATCAAATGCGCTTGCAATTACAGTATTAAAGCCACGCTCATTTGCTCCTATAACTCCAATACCTTGAATATTTTCACAAATAGCAGAACAACGTCTACATAGAATACATTTGTTGTTGTCACGATACATATGAGCAGCGCTATAATCAATATCATAGGTATTACGAGAGCCATCATATTGTCCTTCGTCTTCTACCTTAAGATCATTACATAGCTTTTGAAGCTCACAGCTTCCACTGCGAACACAGGATAAACATCTTCTGTCATGATCGGATAATATTAACTCTAAAGTTTTTTTACGGGATTCCAATACCTTTGGAGTATTGGTCCAGATTTCCATGCCTTCAGCAATCGGGTACATACAGGATGCTACAAGGCTTTTAGCGCCTTTGACTTCAACAACACAAATACGGCAGGCACCAATCTCATTAATCTCTTTTAAGTAGCAAAGAGTAGGGATATCGATGCTGGCAAGCTTAGCTGCTTCCAAAATTGTGGAACCCTTCGGTGCTTGAATAGGCATACCATTTATTTTTATATTAAACGTTTCCATTACAAACCTCCATCTACGTGCAAATGCACGCGTTTATAAAAATATGAGAAAGTAACTATGTGCTAAGGAATAATTTATTTCTTAGAGATGGCACCAAATTTACATTTCTCCATACAAGCGCCACATTTGATACATTTATCCTGAGCGATGACATGTGCTTCTTTAACCTTACCTGTGATAGCGCCATTCGGACACACTCTTGAACATAAGGTACAGCCCTTACATTTATCAGGATCGATCACGTAGGAAAGAAGGGACTTACATACGCCGGCAGGACATTTTTTATCAACGACATGTGCAATATATTCATCACGGAAGTAACGTAATGTCGACAATACCGGGTTAGGTGCTGTCTGACCAAGACCACAAAGAGCATTTTCCTTAATATAATAGCAAAGCTCTTCTAACCGATCAAGATCCTCCATGGTACCATTGCCACTTGTGATTTTGTCTAACATTTCGTAAAGACGCTTGGTTCCGATACGGCAAGGAGTACATTTACCGCAGGATTCATCGACAGTAAACTGAAGGAAGAATTTTGCAATGTCAACCATACAGTTGTCTTCATCCATAACAATCAAACCACCTGAACCCATCATGGATCCGATGTTGATTAAGTTATCGTAATCAATCGGAATATCATAATGTTCTGCAGGGATACATCCGCCGGAAGGACCACCTGTCTGAGCTGCCTTAAATTTCTTTCCGTTAGGAATACCACCACCGATTTCTTCGATAACCTCACGAAGTGGTGTACCCATAGGAATTTCAACAAGACCAGTATTGTTAATCTTACCACCCAATGCGAATACCTTAGTACCTTTTGATTTCTCGGTACCCATAGAAGCAAACCATTCGGGACCATTTAGGATAATCTGAGGAATGTTTGCATAGGTCTCAACATTGTTAAGGATGGTAGGCTTTTGGAACAGACCCTTCTGCGCAGGGAACGGAGGACGGGGACGAGGCTCACCACGATTACCTTCAATTGAAGTCATAAGCGCGGTTTCTTCACCACATACGAACGCTCCGGCACCAAGTCTTAAGTCAATATCAAAATCAAATCCACTGTTGAAGATGTTCTTACCAAGTAATCCGTATTCTCTTGCCTGATTAATTGCTATCTTCAAACGTTCAACTGCAATAGGATACTCTGCACGAACGTATATATAACCCTGGGATGCGCCGATTGCATAACCTGCAATAGCCATAGCTTCCAGTACTACATGAGGGTCACCCTCTAATACGGAACGATCCATGAAAGCACCCGGATCACCTTCGTCTGCATTACAGCATACATATTTCTGATCCGCATCATTGCCTTTTGCAAGCTTCCACTTTAATCCGGTAGGGAAACCACCGCCGCCACGGCCTCTGAGACCACTGTCTAAGATGGTCTGGATTACCTGATCCGGTGTATACTCGGTTAATACTTTACCGAGTGCTTCATAACCATTGGTTCCGATATATTCATCAATATTCTCGGGATTAATTACACCACAGTTACGAAGAGCAATTCTATGCTGTTTCTTGTAGAAGTCAGTATCATTTAAGGAACGAAGTCCATCCTCAGTAACCATTTCCTTATATACGAGACGGTTAACGATACGACCCTTTAATAAATGCTCAGATACGATTTCCGGAACATCCTCTACGGTTACCATAGAGTAGAAAGTTGCCTCCGGATAAATTATAACAATCGGTCCTAATGCACAAAGTCCATGACATCCTGTTTGTACAACTGCTACTTCATCCTTAAGACCGTTTTTCTTAATTTCTGATTGCAGTGCTTCAATAATTTTGGTACTTCCTGAAGAAGTACATCCGGTACCACCGCAGACCAATACGTGTGAACGATACATAATGTGTCCTCCTTCGAACTAGCCGAGTACTTCGGCAATCGTATATTTTTGTACTACCTGACCGCGAATTAGATGTTGTTCAACAACTTCAAGGGCTTTCTCAGGAGTCATTTTAACATAAGTCACTTTATCTTTGCCGGGTTCTAA
The nucleotide sequence above comes from Variimorphobacter saccharofermentans. Encoded proteins:
- a CDS encoding NADH-dependent [FeFe] hydrogenase, group A6, whose product is METFNIKINGMPIQAPKGSTILEAAKLASIDIPTLCYLKEINEIGACRICVVEVKGAKSLVASCMYPIAEGMEIWTNTPKVLESRKKTLELILSDHDRRCLSCVRSGSCELQKLCNDLKVEDEGQYDGSRNTYDIDYSAAHMYRDNNKCILCRRCSAICENIQGIGVIGANERGFNTVIASAFDMGLGETSCVSCGQCIAVCPTGALAEKDYTDEVFAALADPDKYVVVQTAPAVRAALGEAFGLPIGTNVQGKMVAALRRLGFDKVFDTDFSADLTIMEEAHELIDRIQNNGTLPLITSCSPGWIKYCEHYYPDMLDNLSSCKSPQQMFGAVTKTYYAEKMGLDPKKIVMVSVMPCTAKKFEIGREDQDAAGVPDVDISITTRELARMIDRVGLNFLSLPDEEFDNPLGESTGAAVIFGATGGVMEAALRTAVEELTGKELPSPDFKEVRGVKGIKEATYSVAGLDIKVAVASGLANARELLERVKSGEAEYHFIEIMGCPGGCVNGGGQPQQPASVRNFTDIRDIRAKALYKQDVEMKIRKSHENPAIKTLYAEYFGKPGSHKAHEILHTSYVKRTVNNI
- the nuoF gene encoding NADH-quinone oxidoreductase subunit NuoF; this encodes MYRSHVLVCGGTGCTSSGSTKIIEALQSEIKKNGLKDEVAVVQTGCHGLCALGPIVIIYPEATFYSMVTVEDVPEIVSEHLLKGRIVNRLVYKEMVTEDGLRSLNDTDFYKKQHRIALRNCGVINPENIDEYIGTNGYEALGKVLTEYTPDQVIQTILDSGLRGRGGGGFPTGLKWKLAKGNDADQKYVCCNADEGDPGAFMDRSVLEGDPHVVLEAMAIAGYAIGASQGYIYVRAEYPIAVERLKIAINQAREYGLLGKNIFNSGFDFDIDLRLGAGAFVCGEETALMTSIEGNRGEPRPRPPFPAQKGLFQKPTILNNVETYANIPQIILNGPEWFASMGTEKSKGTKVFALGGKINNTGLVEIPMGTPLREVIEEIGGGIPNGKKFKAAQTGGPSGGCIPAEHYDIPIDYDNLINIGSMMGSGGLIVMDEDNCMVDIAKFFLQFTVDESCGKCTPCRIGTKRLYEMLDKITSGNGTMEDLDRLEELCYYIKENALCGLGQTAPNPVLSTLRYFRDEYIAHVVDKKCPAGVCKSLLSYVIDPDKCKGCTLCSRVCPNGAITGKVKEAHVIAQDKCIKCGACMEKCKFGAISKK